A genomic window from Pseudomonas argentinensis includes:
- the proC gene encoding pyrroline-5-carboxylate reductase: protein MTTPRIAFIGAGNMAASLIGGLLAQGLPAGAIRASDRGAEQREKIAAEQGIDVVASNAEACRDADVIVLAVKPQVMKDVCLDLAPHVQAGQLIVSIAAGITSASLENWLGPRAIVRCMPNTPSLLRLGASGLYANAQVSGEQRQQAEQLLSAVGMAVWLDEEKLIDAVTAVSGSGPAYFFLLIEAMTASGEKLGLPRGVAAKLTMQTALGAAQMALNSDVDAAELRRRVTSPAGTTEAAIKTFQAGGFEALVEQAVAAADRRSAELAEQLGQ from the coding sequence ATGACCACTCCCCGCATCGCCTTTATCGGCGCCGGCAACATGGCTGCCAGCCTGATCGGCGGGCTGCTCGCCCAGGGCCTGCCGGCGGGCGCCATCCGCGCCAGCGACCGTGGCGCCGAGCAACGCGAGAAGATCGCCGCCGAACAGGGTATCGACGTGGTGGCCAGCAATGCCGAGGCCTGCCGTGACGCCGACGTGATCGTCCTGGCGGTCAAGCCCCAGGTCATGAAGGACGTATGCCTGGACCTGGCGCCCCATGTGCAGGCCGGCCAGTTGATCGTCTCCATTGCCGCCGGCATCACCAGCGCCAGCCTGGAAAACTGGCTCGGCCCGCGCGCCATCGTGCGCTGCATGCCCAACACCCCGTCGCTGCTGCGCCTGGGCGCCAGCGGCCTGTACGCCAATGCCCAGGTCAGCGGCGAACAGCGCCAGCAGGCCGAGCAACTGCTTAGCGCTGTCGGCATGGCGGTGTGGCTGGACGAGGAAAAACTGATCGACGCGGTCACCGCCGTGTCCGGCAGCGGCCCGGCCTACTTCTTCCTGCTGATCGAGGCGATGACCGCCAGCGGCGAGAAGCTCGGCCTGCCCCGCGGCGTCGCCGCCAAGCTGACGATGCAAACCGCCCTGGGCGCCGCGCAGATGGCATTGAACAGCGACGTCGACGCCGCCGAGCTGCGCCGCCGCGTCACCTCGCCGGCCGGCACCACCGAGGCGGCGATCAAGACATTCCAGGCTGGCGGCTTCGAAGCCCTGGTCGAGCAGGCCGTCGCGGCCGCCGACCGGCGCTCGGCCGAGCTGGCCGAACAACTGGGTCAATAA
- a CDS encoding putative DNA modification/repair radical SAM protein, with protein MELIEKLTVLADAAKYDVSCASSGAPKRSSKGQSGMGATDGMGICHSFTPDGRCVALLKILLTNFCLYDCQYCVNRRSSDVPRARFTPEEVVTLTLDFYRRNCISGLFLSSGIIRSADYTMEQLNRVAKLLREEHEFRGYIHLKTIPDASPELIAEAGRYADRLSVNIELPTETSLIRLAPEKSVAPIKQAMGTIRNGVEEADSEKRAPAFAPAGQSTQMIVGADATDDSTILHTAQSLYGDFRLKRVYYSAFSPIPQSPKSVPFEAPPLLREHRLYQADFLMRGYGFKATELLDGPGNLALDIDPKLAWALNNRQHFPVDLNRADVTLIARIPGIGVLSAQRLVALRRQKRIRFADVGRLRCVLEKAKPFIVTQDYRPAQATRESLVLRQQLSEAPQQMGLW; from the coding sequence ATGGAATTGATCGAAAAGCTCACGGTACTCGCCGACGCCGCCAAATACGATGTTTCCTGCGCCAGCAGTGGCGCGCCCAAACGCAGCTCGAAAGGCCAGAGCGGCATGGGCGCCACCGACGGCATGGGCATCTGCCACAGTTTCACACCGGACGGGCGCTGTGTCGCCCTGCTGAAGATCCTGCTGACCAATTTCTGCCTGTACGATTGCCAGTACTGCGTCAACCGCCGCTCCAGCGACGTGCCCCGCGCACGCTTCACACCCGAGGAAGTGGTCACCCTGACCCTGGATTTCTACCGCCGCAACTGCATCAGCGGGCTGTTTCTCAGCTCCGGCATCATTCGCTCGGCCGACTACACCATGGAGCAGCTCAACCGGGTTGCCAAGCTGCTGCGCGAAGAGCACGAGTTTCGCGGCTACATCCACCTCAAGACCATTCCCGATGCCTCCCCTGAGCTGATCGCCGAGGCGGGCCGCTACGCCGATCGCCTCAGCGTCAACATCGAGCTGCCCACCGAAACCAGCCTGATCCGCCTGGCACCGGAAAAGAGCGTGGCGCCGATCAAGCAGGCCATGGGCACCATTCGCAATGGCGTCGAGGAGGCCGACAGCGAGAAACGCGCGCCGGCCTTCGCACCGGCCGGGCAGAGCACGCAGATGATCGTCGGCGCCGATGCCACCGACGACAGCACCATCCTGCACACCGCCCAGTCGCTGTATGGCGATTTTCGCCTCAAGCGTGTCTATTACTCGGCCTTCAGCCCGATTCCGCAGAGCCCCAAGAGCGTGCCCTTCGAGGCGCCGCCGCTGCTGCGCGAACACCGCCTGTACCAGGCGGACTTCCTGATGCGCGGCTACGGCTTCAAGGCCACCGAGCTGCTCGACGGCCCCGGCAACCTGGCCCTGGATATCGACCCCAAGCTGGCCTGGGCGCTGAACAATCGCCAGCACTTTCCCGTCGACCTCAACCGCGCCGACGTGACCCTGATCGCCCGCATCCCCGGCATCGGCGTGCTCAGCGCCCAGCGCCTGGTCGCCCTGCGCCGGCAGAAACGCATCCGCTTCGCGGACGTCGGCCGCCTGCGTTGCGTGCTGGAAAAGGCCAAGCCGTTCATCGTCACCCAGGATTATCGCCCGGCTCAGGCGACCCGTGAATCCCTGGTGCTGCGTCAGCAATTGAGCGAAGCGCCGCAGCAGATGGGGCTGTGGTGA
- a CDS encoding type IV pilus twitching motility protein PilT has protein sequence MDITELLAFSAKQGASDLHLSAGLPPMIRVDGDVRRINLPALDHKQVHALIYDIMNDKQRKDFEEFLETDFSFEVPGVARFRVNAFNQNRGSGAVFRTIPSKVLSMEDLGMGEIFKKISDVPRGLVLVTGPTGSGKSTTLAAMLDYINSNKYHHILTVEDPIEFVHESKKCLINQREVHRDTHGFSEALRSALREDPDIILVGEMRDLETIRLALTAAETGHLVFGTLHTTSAAKTIDRVVDVFPAEEKSMVRSMLSESLQAVISQTLLKKIGGGRVAAHEIMIGTPAIRNLIREDKVAQMYSAIQTGGALGMETLDACLKRLVSKGLVSRESAREKAKTPENF, from the coding sequence ATGGATATCACCGAGCTGCTTGCCTTCAGCGCCAAGCAAGGCGCGTCGGACCTGCACCTTTCCGCAGGCTTGCCGCCGATGATCCGGGTCGACGGCGATGTACGCCGGATCAACCTGCCTGCCCTGGATCACAAGCAGGTGCACGCGCTGATCTACGACATCATGAACGACAAGCAGCGCAAGGATTTCGAAGAGTTCCTGGAGACCGACTTCTCCTTCGAAGTGCCGGGGGTGGCGCGCTTCCGGGTCAACGCCTTCAACCAGAACCGCGGCAGTGGTGCGGTGTTCCGGACCATTCCCTCGAAAGTTCTGAGCATGGAAGACCTCGGCATGGGCGAGATCTTCAAGAAGATCTCCGACGTGCCGCGCGGCCTGGTGCTGGTGACCGGGCCGACCGGTTCGGGCAAATCCACCACCCTGGCGGCGATGCTCGACTACATCAACAGCAACAAGTACCACCACATTCTCACCGTCGAAGACCCCATCGAATTCGTTCACGAGTCGAAGAAGTGCCTGATCAACCAGCGTGAGGTGCACCGCGACACCCACGGCTTCTCCGAAGCCCTGCGCTCGGCACTGCGTGAAGACCCGGACATCATCCTGGTCGGCGAGATGCGCGACCTGGAAACCATCCGCCTGGCGCTGACCGCCGCGGAAACCGGTCACCTGGTGTTCGGCACCCTGCACACCACCTCCGCCGCCAAGACCATCGACCGGGTGGTCGACGTGTTCCCGGCCGAAGAGAAGTCCATGGTGCGCTCGATGCTTTCCGAGTCGCTGCAGGCGGTAATTTCCCAGACCCTGCTGAAGAAGATCGGCGGCGGTCGGGTAGCGGCCCACGAAATCATGATCGGCACCCCGGCGATCCGTAACCTGATCCGCGAAGACAAGGTGGCGCAGATGTACTCGGCCATCCAGACCGGCGGTGCGCTGGGCATGGAGACCCTGGATGCCTGCCTGAAAAGGCTGGTTTCCAAAGGCCTGGTCAGCCGTGAAAGTGCCCGTGAGAAAGCCAAGACACCGGAAAATTTCTGA
- a CDS encoding YggT family protein, protein MIGLNTAAVYILQTIGSFYLLIVLLRFILQLVRADFYNPLSQFIVRATHPLLKPLRRIIPSIGGLDLASLVLALIVQFILMALTLMLMGVGVGDPLLILVWSIIGVTALLLKVFFFALIISVILSWVAQGTHNPAALLVNQICEPLLAPIRRILPNLGGLDLSPIVAFLILNLIDMLVIRNLAISTGMFSGLSLAI, encoded by the coding sequence ATGATCGGTCTGAACACCGCAGCCGTTTACATCCTGCAGACCATCGGCAGCTTCTACCTGCTGATCGTGCTGCTGCGCTTCATCCTGCAACTGGTCCGCGCGGACTTCTACAACCCGCTCAGCCAGTTCATCGTGCGCGCCACCCACCCGCTCCTCAAGCCGCTGCGCCGCATCATCCCGAGCATCGGCGGCCTCGACCTGGCCTCCCTGGTGCTGGCGCTGATCGTGCAGTTCATCTTGATGGCCCTGACCCTGATGCTGATGGGCGTCGGCGTCGGCGATCCGCTGCTGATCCTGGTGTGGTCGATCATTGGCGTCACCGCCCTGCTGCTCAAGGTGTTCTTCTTCGCCCTGATCATCAGCGTGATCCTCTCCTGGGTCGCCCAGGGCACCCACAACCCGGCTGCATTGCTGGTGAACCAGATTTGTGAGCCGCTGCTGGCACCGATCCGCCGCATCCTGCCCAACCTCGGCGGCCTGGACCTGTCGCCGATCGTGGCGTTCCTGATCCTCAACCTGATCGACATGCTGGTGATCCGCAACCTGGCGATCAGCACCGGTATGTTCAGCGGCCTGAGCCTGGCGATCTAA
- a CDS encoding DUF167 family protein codes for MAFFRWDGAALILDCHLQPKASNDVFAGLHGERLKIRLTAPPVDGKANAQLLAFLANAFGVAKSQVSLLSGQQSRQKRVRIQAPALLPAELGLTARPA; via the coding sequence GTGGCGTTCTTCCGCTGGGACGGCGCTGCGTTGATCCTCGACTGCCACCTGCAGCCCAAGGCGAGCAATGACGTTTTCGCCGGGCTGCACGGCGAGCGCCTGAAGATTCGCCTCACCGCCCCGCCGGTGGACGGCAAGGCCAATGCACAGCTGCTGGCCTTTCTGGCCAACGCCTTTGGCGTCGCCAAGAGCCAGGTCAGCCTGCTGAGTGGCCAGCAGAGCCGCCAGAAGCGCGTGCGTATCCAGGCGCCCGCCCTATTGCCCGCCGAACTCGGCCTGACCGCTCGCCCGGCCTGA
- the metW gene encoding methionine biosynthesis protein MetW translates to MRADLEIIQEWIPAGSRVLDLGCGDGELLAWLGANKQVTGYGLEIDPDKIAQCIGKGVNVIEQNLDEGLGNFASDSFDVVVMTQSLQALHFPDKVLAEMLRVGKTCIITFPNFGHWRCRWYLASKGRMPVSDFLPYTWYNTPNIHFCTFEDFERLCHQQSARVLDRLAVDREHRHGWASRAWPNLLGEIGIYRISGHNAHDVRIAN, encoded by the coding sequence ATGCGCGCCGACCTAGAGATCATCCAGGAATGGATTCCCGCCGGCAGCCGCGTCCTCGACCTGGGTTGCGGTGACGGCGAACTGCTCGCCTGGCTGGGCGCCAACAAGCAGGTTACTGGCTACGGCCTGGAGATCGACCCGGACAAGATCGCCCAGTGCATCGGCAAGGGCGTCAACGTCATCGAACAGAACCTCGACGAAGGCCTGGGCAACTTCGCCAGCGACAGCTTCGACGTGGTGGTCATGACCCAGTCGCTGCAGGCGCTGCACTTTCCCGACAAGGTGCTGGCCGAGATGCTGCGCGTCGGCAAGACCTGCATCATCACCTTCCCCAACTTCGGCCACTGGCGCTGCCGCTGGTACCTGGCCAGCAAGGGCCGCATGCCGGTTTCCGACTTCCTGCCCTACACCTGGTACAACACCCCGAACATCCATTTCTGCACCTTCGAGGACTTCGAGCGCCTGTGCCACCAGCAGAGCGCCCGGGTACTCGACCGCCTGGCCGTGGACCGCGAGCACCGGCATGGCTGGGCCAGTCGCGCCTGGCCGAATCTGCTGGGCGAGATCGGTATCTACCGCATCAGCGGTCACAACGCGCACGACGTGCGCATTGCCAACTAG
- a CDS encoding TIGR03915 family putative DNA repair protein translates to MHSVCFDGSFAGWRDAARTQLRRGMAPHQLSWVQDSQENHDLFGQLDEPQPAVAADRPVRVPRALIDQLESAARFRCAQRWALLYRILWRVANGDQAAMLAGDIDGSELHARLKAVRREAHHLHAFLRFKPRDASAGGPELVAWHEPAHDILASASGHFAERLGRQTWLIATPDDGVYWDGEKLHHADPCPPQWQQLAQGTDDRNEAMWLAYYGSTFNPARLNRSVLETNMPVRFWRNLPEGPLIPRLMSQARAGAQADGQAQAVAAQPGKRIHADAEKVLPIRQ, encoded by the coding sequence ATGCATTCGGTGTGTTTCGACGGCAGCTTCGCTGGCTGGCGAGACGCGGCCAGAACGCAGCTGCGCCGCGGCATGGCCCCGCATCAACTGAGCTGGGTGCAGGACAGCCAGGAAAATCACGACCTGTTCGGCCAGCTGGACGAGCCGCAACCGGCCGTGGCGGCTGATCGCCCGGTGCGCGTACCGCGCGCCTTGATCGATCAGCTGGAAAGCGCCGCACGCTTTCGCTGCGCCCAGCGCTGGGCGCTGCTGTACCGCATCCTCTGGCGCGTCGCCAACGGCGACCAGGCCGCCATGCTGGCGGGTGATATCGATGGCAGCGAACTGCACGCCCGCCTCAAGGCGGTCCGTCGCGAGGCGCACCACCTGCACGCCTTCCTGCGCTTCAAGCCGCGGGACGCCAGCGCCGGCGGGCCGGAACTGGTGGCCTGGCACGAACCGGCCCACGACATCCTCGCCAGCGCCTCGGGGCACTTCGCCGAGCGCCTTGGCCGGCAAACCTGGTTGATCGCCACGCCGGACGACGGTGTGTACTGGGATGGCGAGAAGCTGCACCACGCCGACCCCTGCCCACCGCAATGGCAGCAACTGGCCCAGGGTACCGATGACCGCAACGAAGCGATGTGGCTGGCCTACTATGGCAGCACCTTCAACCCGGCCCGGCTCAATCGCAGCGTGCTGGAAACCAATATGCCGGTGCGCTTCTGGCGCAACCTGCCCGAAGGCCCGCTGATTCCCCGCCTGATGAGCCAGGCTCGCGCCGGCGCCCAGGCTGACGGCCAGGCCCAGGCAGTCGCCGCCCAGCCGGGAAAACGTATCCATGCAGATGCGGAGAAAGTGCTGCCTATACGGCAGTGA
- a CDS encoding YggS family pyridoxal phosphate-dependent enzyme: MSTIAENIAKVGVRIREAAQASQRDFSSVGLLAVSKTKPAGAIREAHAAGLRDFGENYLQEALDKQALLADLPLTWHFIGPIQSNKTRPIAEHFAWVHSVDRLKIAERLSAQRPAELPPLNICLQVNVSGEASKSGCRPDELAALAQAVTQLPNLHLRGLMTIPEPTDDATAQRAAFARLRALRDGLNLDLDTLSMGMSHDLEAAIAEGASWVRIGTALFGERDYGKA, from the coding sequence ATGTCCACGATAGCAGAGAATATTGCAAAGGTCGGTGTGCGGATCCGTGAGGCGGCGCAAGCCTCGCAGCGAGATTTTTCCTCGGTCGGGCTGCTGGCGGTGAGCAAGACCAAGCCCGCCGGAGCGATTCGCGAGGCCCACGCGGCCGGCCTGCGGGATTTCGGCGAGAATTACCTGCAGGAAGCCCTCGACAAGCAGGCGCTGCTCGCCGACCTGCCGCTGACCTGGCATTTCATCGGCCCCATCCAGTCCAACAAGACCCGCCCCATCGCCGAGCACTTCGCCTGGGTGCATTCGGTGGATCGCCTGAAGATCGCCGAACGCCTGAGTGCCCAGCGCCCGGCCGAGCTGCCGCCGCTGAACATCTGCCTGCAGGTCAACGTCAGCGGTGAGGCCAGCAAGTCCGGCTGCCGCCCCGACGAGCTCGCGGCTCTGGCACAGGCGGTTACACAACTGCCCAACCTGCACCTGCGCGGATTGATGACAATCCCCGAGCCCACCGACGACGCCACCGCCCAACGGGCTGCCTTCGCTCGCTTGCGCGCCTTGCGGGACGGCCTGAACCTCGATCTCGACACCCTGTCCATGGGCATGAGCCACGACCTCGAAGCGGCCATCGCCGAGGGCGCGAGCTGGGTGCGCATCGGCACGGCGCTGTTTGGCGAACGCGACTACGGCAAGGCCTGA
- the metX gene encoding homoserine O-succinyltransferase MetX yields MSTVFPQDSVGLVTPQIARFAEPLALACGRSLADYQLIYETYGELNANASNAVLICHALSGHHHAAGYHSADDRKPGWWDSCIGPGKPLDTNRFFVVSLNNLGGCNGSTGPSDTNPATGKPFGADFPVMTVEDWVNSQARLADLLGIGQWAAVVGGSLGGMQAMQWTISYPERVRHCLAIASAPKLSAQNIAFNEVARQAILTDPEFHGGHFQDQGVIPKRGLMLARMVGHITYLSDDAMGEKFGRGLKNEKLNYDFHSVEFQVESYLRYQGEEFSGRFDANTYLLMTKALDYFDPAAEHDGDLAKTLAKAQADFCVMSFTTDWRFSPARSREIVDALLAARKNVCYLEIDAPQGHDAFLMPIPRYLQGFASYMKRIEV; encoded by the coding sequence ATGTCGACTGTTTTTCCTCAAGACTCCGTTGGCCTGGTGACGCCGCAGATCGCCAGGTTCGCCGAGCCACTGGCGCTGGCCTGCGGCCGCAGCCTGGCCGACTACCAGCTGATCTACGAAACCTACGGCGAGCTCAACGCCAATGCCAGCAACGCGGTGCTGATCTGCCACGCGCTGTCCGGCCATCACCACGCCGCCGGCTACCACAGTGCCGATGACCGCAAGCCGGGCTGGTGGGACAGCTGCATCGGCCCCGGCAAGCCGCTGGACACCAACCGCTTCTTCGTCGTCAGCCTCAACAACCTGGGCGGCTGCAATGGCTCGACCGGCCCGTCGGACACCAACCCGGCGACCGGCAAACCGTTCGGCGCCGACTTCCCGGTGATGACCGTGGAAGACTGGGTCAACAGCCAGGCCCGCCTGGCCGACCTGCTGGGCATCGGCCAGTGGGCCGCGGTGGTCGGTGGCAGCCTGGGCGGCATGCAGGCCATGCAATGGACGATCAGCTACCCGGAGCGCGTGCGCCACTGCCTGGCCATTGCCTCGGCACCGAAACTCTCGGCGCAGAACATCGCCTTCAACGAAGTGGCGCGCCAGGCGATTCTCACCGACCCCGAGTTCCACGGCGGGCACTTCCAGGACCAGGGCGTGATCCCCAAGCGCGGGCTGATGCTGGCGCGCATGGTCGGCCACATCACCTACCTGTCCGATGACGCCATGGGCGAGAAATTCGGCCGCGGCCTGAAGAACGAGAAGCTCAACTACGACTTCCACAGCGTGGAGTTCCAGGTCGAGAGCTACCTGCGCTACCAGGGCGAGGAGTTCTCCGGGCGTTTCGACGCCAACACCTACCTGCTGATGACCAAGGCGCTGGACTACTTCGACCCGGCCGCCGAGCACGACGGTGATCTGGCCAAGACCCTGGCCAAGGCCCAGGCCGACTTCTGCGTGATGTCGTTCACCACCGACTGGCGCTTCTCGCCGGCCCGCTCGCGGGAAATCGTCGATGCCCTGCTCGCCGCCCGCAAGAACGTCTGCTATCTGGAAATCGACGCGCCCCAGGGCCATGACGCCTTCCTGATGCCGATCCCCCGCTACCTGCAGGGTTTTGCCAGCTACATGAAACGGATCGAGGTATAA
- a CDS encoding dynamin-like GTPase family protein: MSMERLSEQVDAYVAWKRELVREITRYRSWLAHNRLSSEGVEARLERALRLLRTDHITLAFVGEFSRGKTELINSLFFSEYGQRLLPSQAGRTTMCPTEILFDPGAAQPYIRLLPIETRIADASVAQFKRTPRHWVNVALDTGDPDGMAKAFAQVAASKRMPVEKAIALGFHPDNLESTEQAGQVLVPAWRHAIVNFDHPLLRQGLRILDTPGLNALGCEPELTLSMLPSAQAVIFLLSADTGVTASDLDIWQQHVQPLDEERQGCLYAVLNKIDVLWDDLAGEAFVANAIERVRMQAARHLGIAGRDILPLSAKQALLAKVRQDPALLARSQMAELETLLCERIVAQKEQLLEERVVRQVLAMLNNSQHVLGLRLAKVNEQLELLDERRQDNGQMLMELTSRTKDDHTLHHKRLVALRTNQRLLRNQGERLKTSAQAEKLEAHLAQLRRQLNGAWTTLGINQSILNFFTAVEDDLHSLAHDADMANRMVEAIYRRHNEENPLQAVDAPRFELAGYVRELRHLQKKGDRFRLRLKTLLTEQRSLGRRFFATLVQEVIGLHRRLRRDAERWADEALMPLMQHTLEHKQLLEGHMLRLKALAQDTQHGRQRHQQLAQYAEELKGQLAQAGDMLRVMRRPAPIQRQAKVVTLKGMPRPVGNLE, translated from the coding sequence ATGAGCATGGAACGTCTCAGTGAACAGGTCGATGCCTACGTCGCCTGGAAGCGCGAACTGGTTCGCGAGATCACTCGCTACCGGAGCTGGCTGGCCCATAACCGGCTGAGCAGCGAGGGCGTCGAGGCGCGCCTGGAGCGGGCACTGCGCCTGCTGCGCACCGACCACATCACCCTGGCCTTCGTCGGTGAGTTCTCCCGCGGCAAGACCGAGCTGATCAACAGCCTGTTCTTTTCCGAATACGGCCAGCGCCTGCTGCCCTCCCAGGCCGGGCGCACCACCATGTGCCCGACCGAGATCCTTTTCGATCCGGGCGCCGCGCAGCCCTATATCCGCCTGCTGCCCATCGAGACACGCATCGCCGACGCCAGCGTGGCGCAGTTCAAGCGCACGCCGCGCCACTGGGTGAATGTCGCCCTGGACACCGGCGACCCGGACGGCATGGCCAAGGCCTTCGCCCAGGTCGCCGCCAGCAAGCGCATGCCGGTGGAGAAGGCCATCGCCCTGGGCTTTCACCCGGACAACCTGGAAAGCACCGAACAAGCCGGCCAGGTGCTGGTACCGGCCTGGCGCCACGCCATCGTCAACTTCGATCACCCGCTGCTGCGCCAGGGCCTGCGTATTCTCGACACGCCAGGCCTCAATGCCCTGGGCTGCGAGCCGGAGCTGACCCTGTCGATGCTGCCCAGCGCCCAGGCGGTGATCTTTCTGCTGTCCGCCGACACCGGCGTGACGGCCAGCGACCTGGATATCTGGCAGCAACATGTGCAACCGCTCGACGAGGAGCGCCAGGGCTGTCTGTACGCGGTGCTGAACAAGATCGACGTGCTGTGGGACGACCTGGCCGGCGAGGCCTTTGTGGCCAACGCCATCGAGCGGGTGCGCATGCAGGCCGCCCGCCACCTGGGCATTGCCGGCCGGGACATCCTGCCGCTGTCGGCCAAGCAGGCGTTGCTCGCCAAGGTGCGCCAGGACCCGGCGCTGCTGGCGCGCAGCCAGATGGCCGAGCTGGAGACGCTGCTCTGCGAGCGCATCGTCGCGCAAAAGGAACAGCTGCTCGAAGAGCGTGTGGTGCGCCAGGTGCTGGCCATGCTCAACAACAGCCAGCACGTGCTCGGCCTGCGCCTGGCCAAGGTCAACGAACAGCTGGAGCTGCTCGACGAGCGCCGCCAGGACAACGGTCAGATGCTGATGGAGCTGACCAGCCGTACCAAGGACGATCACACCCTGCACCACAAGCGCCTGGTGGCGCTGCGCACCAACCAGCGCCTGCTGCGCAACCAGGGCGAGCGCCTGAAGACCTCCGCCCAGGCGGAGAAGCTCGAAGCGCACCTCGCCCAGCTGCGCCGCCAGCTCAACGGCGCCTGGACGACCCTGGGCATCAACCAGTCGATCCTGAATTTCTTCACCGCGGTCGAGGACGACCTGCACAGCCTGGCCCACGATGCCGACATGGCCAACCGCATGGTCGAGGCCATCTACCGCCGGCACAACGAGGAAAATCCGCTGCAGGCGGTCGATGCGCCGCGTTTCGAGCTGGCGGGCTACGTGCGCGAACTGCGTCATTTGCAAAAGAAGGGCGACCGCTTCCGCCTGCGCCTCAAGACCCTGCTGACCGAGCAGCGCAGCCTCGGCCGGCGCTTCTTCGCCACCCTGGTGCAGGAAGTCATCGGCCTGCACCGCCGGCTGCGCCGTGATGCCGAGCGCTGGGCCGACGAGGCGCTGATGCCGCTGATGCAGCACACCCTGGAGCACAAGCAATTGCTGGAAGGCCATATGCTGCGCCTCAAGGCCCTGGCCCAGGACACCCAGCACGGGCGTCAGCGCCATCAACAGCTGGCCCAGTATGCCGAGGAGCTCAAGGGGCAGCTGGCCCAGGCCGGCGACATGCTGCGCGTGATGCGCCGCCCGGCGCCCATCCAGCGTCAGGCCAAGGTGGTCACCCTCAAGGGCATGCCACGCCCGGTCGGCAACCTCGAGTAG
- a CDS encoding PilT/PilU family type 4a pilus ATPase, which yields MEFEKLLRLMVEKGGSDLFITAGVPPSMKVNGKIMPVTKTPLSPEMTRETVHGVMNEQQRRDFAENHECNFAISARGIGRFRVSAFYQRNLAGMVLRRIETNIPTLDDLKLPEILKKLALTKRGLVLFVGATGTGKSTSLAAMIGYRNKNSSGHIISIEDPIEYIHQHQNCIVTQREVGIDTDSFEVALKNTLRQAPDVILIGEVRTRETMDHAVAFAETGHLCLATLHANNANQALDRIINFFPADRQNQVWMDLSLNLKAIVAQQLIPTPDGKGRRAVIEVLINTPLAADLIRKGEVHELKALMKRSTEHGMQTFDQALYNLYSQGEITYEDALLYADSANDLRLMIKLGSETDGEHLTSVSQGLSLEISDEDQGRRFR from the coding sequence ATGGAATTCGAAAAACTGTTGCGCCTGATGGTCGAGAAGGGCGGCTCCGATCTGTTCATCACCGCTGGCGTGCCGCCGTCGATGAAGGTCAACGGCAAGATCATGCCGGTGACCAAGACCCCGCTGTCGCCGGAAATGACCCGTGAAACCGTGCACGGGGTGATGAACGAGCAGCAGCGCCGGGATTTCGCCGAAAACCATGAGTGCAACTTCGCGATCAGCGCCCGTGGCATTGGTCGCTTCCGGGTCAGTGCCTTCTACCAGCGCAACCTGGCCGGCATGGTGCTGCGCCGTATCGAGACCAACATCCCGACGCTGGACGACCTCAAACTGCCGGAGATCCTCAAGAAGCTGGCGCTGACCAAGCGCGGCCTGGTGCTGTTCGTCGGCGCCACCGGTACCGGCAAGTCCACTTCCCTGGCGGCGATGATCGGCTACCGCAACAAGAACAGCAGCGGCCATATCATTTCCATCGAAGACCCGATCGAGTATATCCACCAGCACCAGAACTGCATCGTCACCCAGCGCGAAGTGGGTATCGACACCGACTCCTTCGAAGTCGCGCTGAAGAACACCCTGCGCCAGGCGCCGGACGTGATCCTCATCGGTGAGGTGCGGACCCGCGAGACCATGGACCACGCCGTAGCCTTCGCCGAGACCGGCCACCTGTGCCTGGCCACCCTGCACGCCAACAACGCCAACCAGGCGCTGGACCGGATCATCAACTTCTTCCCGGCGGACCGGCAGAACCAGGTGTGGATGGACCTGTCCCTGAACCTCAAGGCCATCGTCGCCCAGCAGCTGATCCCCACGCCCGACGGCAAGGGCCGCCGCGCGGTGATCGAGGTACTGATCAACACCCCGCTGGCGGCTGACCTGATCCGCAAGGGCGAGGTGCACGAACTCAAGGCGCTGATGAAACGCTCCACCGAACACGGCATGCAGACCTTCGACCAGGCGCTCTACAACCTCTACAGCCAGGGCGAGATCACCTACGAAGACGCCCTGCTGTACGCCGACTCGGCAAACGACCTGCGCCTGATGATCAAGCTCGGCTCGGAAACCGACGGCGAGCACCTGACCAGCGTTTCCCAGGGGCTGTCTTTGGAAATCAGCGACGAGGATCAGGGGCGGCGCTTCCGCTGA